ACCCTGGAGGACTTCCGCAAGGACTTCGACTCCATCGTGCAGCGCCACGGCTGGAGCTACAACGGCTCCAGGGGCTGGCGCTCCAAGACCATCTACCACACCAACATGCGCCAGGCGCACATGGCCGGACGCTGGCAGCAGGCGCAGCGGCTCAAGAAGACGCGGCCCTACCTGCGCTACGTGGCCCTCCAAGGCGGCGACCGCAGGCCCGAGCACCAGGCGCTGCACGGCACCGTCCGGCCCGTGGACGATCCGTTCTGGGACGTCTACATGCCGCAGAACGGCTGGGGCTGTAAGTGCAGCGTGCAGAGCCTGTCCGACGCGGACCTGAAGCGCTACGGCCTGAGCGTGTCTCCGCCGCCGCAGATCCAGTACGAAAAGCGCACCATCAACACCCCCGGCGGCCCCCGCGAGGTCACCGTTCCTCATGGCGTGGATCCCGGCTTCGCGTACAACCCGGGCAAGGCCGCCTGGGGAAGGCAGCTCTCCGAGAAGGCCATGGCCGACTACAAGGCGTCGGGCGCATGGAAGAAGTGGACGCGCCTGACCCCGGGCGACTACGCCTCGGCGGGGCGCGGCCTGGTGCCCATGGACAAGCCGCTGGCCAGGCTGGGCGAGAAGGCCAAGGGAGTGGCGGGCGTGCGCGCCGCCCTGGAGAAGGCCCTGGGCGGGAAGGAGAAGGTGTTCACCCTGGCCGACGACTCCGCGCTGCTGCTCAACGCCGAGGCCATGGCGGCCCACCTCCCCGTGGAGCGGTCGCCGTTCATCCCGCTGCTGCCCGAGGTGCTGACCTCGCCCCACGAGATCTGGGTTTCGTTCGAGCGTCACGAGGTCACGGGGCGCATCGCCCTGCGCAAGCGGCTGATCAAGGTGGTGGCGCTCGGCGAGGAAAACAAGCTGCTCTTGCTGGTGGCCAACGCGTCGCGCGGCCTGTTCGAGGGCTGGACGTTCATCCCCATCCGCAGGCTCCAGGAGGCGAACCGGCACAGGATCGGAATGCTGTTGTGGGGACGTGAGTAAGGTGGGTGGGGGTCATGCGCGATGTGGCCGCGCGACCACCAGGCGTGGGTTGTCGGAGCCACATCCCGACCCACGCCGTCGCTTGTTCATTCTATATACACCTTGCGTGGCCAGGTCAAATACCGCCGGACGGCGAGAAGGCGTCTGTGCGGTTTTTCTTGCGCGAGTGCGGCCCGATGGTCTAGGAATTGTTTAAACAAAAAATTAAACGCAATTCCGGGCGAATGAGCGGTATGCGGTCCAGGCTGTCCAGCCGCTTTGACAGGCACGGCGGTTTCGGGCGATAGCCCCCGCCGAGGAGGCGAGGATGAGCAGCAAGGCAAGTTTTCACGTACTCTACGACGGCCCGGCCCTGGCCGGGCATGAGATGGATATCCGGGAGCTGGCCCCGGCCCTGTTGGCTATCTCCGACATCCTGGAGGGAGCGAACGAGGTTTTCAACGACGACCGCGCATCCATCAGCGTCAGCGTCCGGGCCTCCTTCGAGCGCGGCTCCTTCGGCGTCGACCTCGTCACGGTCCAGAGCATCTGGGACAGCTTGAGCGGGATGCTGACCTCCGCGAACGTGGTGGCGGCCAAGGAGCTTGTGGAGTGGATCGGCCTGGGCGGCGGCGGCCTCATCGCGTTCATCAAGTGGGTCCGGGGCCGCCGGATCAAGAAGGTCGAGCCGCTCCCGGACGGCAAGGTCAAGATCATCATCGAAGATGACAGCCAGGTCATCCCCGAGACGCTGCTCAAACTGTACCAGGACATGAAGGTCCGCAAGGGGCTGGAGAGCGCCATCAGCAAGCCCCTGGAACGCGAAGGCGTGGACACCTTCGCCGCTCGGTCAGCCCCGGAGTCGGGGTCCGTTTTCGTGGGCAAGGAAGAGGCTCGCCACTTCCGTGTGCCGGTGCAGGAAGACGAGTTGCTCTCTGAAGAGGTGCGGACAACGAACTTGCAACTCAAAAGCATCAAGTTTAAAGAGGGAAATAAGTGGGAGTTCT
This region of Desulfocurvus vexinensis DSM 17965 genomic DNA includes:
- a CDS encoding PBECR2 nuclease fold domain-containing protein, which translates into the protein MSDAKAKGTPFREAIDYFRDKVRLPTRHWTDVYEEAHARAFVVAGAVKDDLLADFQRSIARASEEGRTLEDFRKDFDSIVQRHGWSYNGSRGWRSKTIYHTNMRQAHMAGRWQQAQRLKKTRPYLRYVALQGGDRRPEHQALHGTVRPVDDPFWDVYMPQNGWGCKCSVQSLSDADLKRYGLSVSPPPQIQYEKRTINTPGGPREVTVPHGVDPGFAYNPGKAAWGRQLSEKAMADYKASGAWKKWTRLTPGDYASAGRGLVPMDKPLARLGEKAKGVAGVRAALEKALGGKEKVFTLADDSALLLNAEAMAAHLPVERSPFIPLLPEVLTSPHEIWVSFERHEVTGRIALRKRLIKVVALGEENKLLLLVANASRGLFEGWTFIPIRRLQEANRHRIGMLLWGRE